Part of the Chelmon rostratus isolate fCheRos1 chromosome 13, fCheRos1.pri, whole genome shotgun sequence genome is shown below.
AGCAGCGCAGTGCTATGAGGCGCACTTCTCTCTTGCTCCTGACCCCTGTTGGGTCAAGGTGTGCTTGGACACTTGATCTGGCCTACCTGGTTGGGCTCGCCGGCCTTAAAGACGTGACAGGACATCTCGGACTCAGGGTTGTCGGGCTGGCCCCGCAGGAGATAGGCAAAATAGGTGAGGTCATTGCTGTTGTGGATGAAGCGAGAGATGAGCTGTGCTTTGTGCTCGAATATAAAGACTGAGGAGTTGGTGCTGCTGGAGGGGACGCATCGGACGAAGGGGGGGTTGAGGACCAGCTGAACTTCTCTCGGCTGCACCACGGGGCCGCAGTCGCCCCTCTCACCACGCCTGCGGATCTCCGCCACCAGCCACGGCAGCATGGGCAGGGTGGTCCGCCTGTCCAGCGAGGACCAGCCGATGTAAGTCAGGGCGAACCTTCGGTCTGACTTCGGAGGACTGTGCTCCCTCTCATCCCGACTCTCCATGTCGACCCAGCAGACTCTGGGCCGAAGCTCGTTGACAGCGATGTGGGACTAAAGATCACTTTCGAAAATGATGCCGTCGCAGCCTTCCCTGCGACCAAGGCCGGGCGCAGTTGGGCTCAGTTTGAAACAGTTTCCATGTCCACATCCATAGTGAAAGTTCATCCAACGCAGCTACATGCACAACATGTGCTCGCCCTGTCGATCAACTGCAGCGCTCCATGTTAACCAGAtctctctctcaaaaaaaaaaactccccgATGGACACAGCTTTCCTTCCAGGATTTCAAACAAATTCACTTGTACGGTCATGTATTTGTGGCTTCCCTGCCTGCTCTGTTCCGCCACTGTTTGCATGGGCAGCGGGTCAAACGCTGAACAGTCGTGCACTGTGCTGTCCCAGCCAAGCTTGCTTGCTAAAACGTGGCTTTGGACGGCTCCTGTGTAAACACAAGTCGCCCTGAGAAATCAGATTTCTTTGACGCGCTATGCGTTGCTGCTGAGCGCACAACCGGGGCGGCGCATTACAGACCCGGCCTTAAAGTCCTGTTTACGCACAAGCTTCGCTGGCGCGGTCGCATGGTTTCTCTCCTAGCAGCCTATAAAATGCATACATTGGTGCTTGTTTATCGCCTTTTAGCGCAGCCTCGCGCACTGGGATCCTTTCTTCCACAACGCCTTGGAGGCGGAGCGGCTGTGCGCGTCGACGACCCGCCCAGACACCCCATGCGCTGGAGGAGTGGGCAGGGCAGAGCCGCTGTGCGAAACGTGACAGGACGAAGCTCCACCTTTCTCCACTGTGCAAAATAACTGGAGAGCTTCTTTGATGATAGTGTGGTAAATGTTTGCAGCCCCAGCGGCATTAGCTCCCTCGGGCCCATACCTGTGCTGGTTGTAATCCTACTTACCAACTGCCTTCACCAGATAAAACGAACTACTTCCAGAAGCTGGCAGCACAATGAATTACACCTCACTACAAGCAGGCTGTGCTGATACAGTCTTTGATAGATGTCATTACATCTGATATGCTTTCTGCACTTGAGGAGTTCCCATCTAACAGATGCCATAATTGTGAGTGCTCCTCCTATCTTAAAAATAGTAGCTGTGCCATATATAACCTCATCAGTGAGGCAGCAGCCACTCGAGCTCTGCAGCCTACCAAGCCCCACACTACCGGTGAGGACTGTGTGTACAGATCTTCTACATTGCAAGGCAGGCAACCAAATAGACTAGGCTCCAGATCCCCATTTGATGAAACGATATGGCTGTGCTTTTCTTCGAGTGTTGACATTGTATTGACTTGACTGTGTGCATGGGATTGCAGTAAACATGGGAATGAATGAAATCTCTGATTAAAATATGCAATCATACACAATCTGCACACTAGATAATTTGCTGCAAACACTCTGGACCCCCCACCAGAGTGACTTCACATCTGGAGCCTCTTATAGACTATGAAGCTTCCCCAAAGTTAGTCTGAATCATTTAGACCTTTTTTAGATGGTAAACAGTAGTACTACTTCACAGAATTCAGTTAATTTAATAGTTGTTTATTGCATCACTGTTGTGTGGCATCCAAGTGGGGACAGACTGTAGTAAACAAAAAGGCAAAGTCCTCTTCACAATGACAGAGCATGCACAGAGCGTTACcagacagcacacaaacagcaaaaggCACTCTTCAGAATTTAGACATTAACAAAAACCATGAGGACTGCAAAAGGCTTTTAATACTAAAAACTGTACTCCAAATCGTATATACAGTTTTTGCCACTAACTAAAATGATACAAGATATTGTATCGTGGGCTAATCACAATCTTTCACCCTTGATAAAGATACAGCAACATAAGCAACAGTCGTGTTCACTGTGGCAAAGTGTGTTCATGTTGCAGTCAAAAGCGCAAAACCAGAGGAAGTTGAGTGCAAACTGTGATTAATCCAAACCAGATCAATGTTGGACATTGTGTAACAAATGAGGCACAATTTGAATATTAGTCAGGGTTTTGCAATTTTAGCAATATAAACTCATTTGCCAGTTTATTCCTGCAGAAATTTtgctgacaggtgtttctacTATTTTGTCCACACCACTTCCTGTGTCAGTGAGGGTAGTCTGTCTGTATAATGCAGTACAGTGCAACAGCACCACAAGCTACATGCTCTGAAATGTCCGTAAAGTTGAGTCAACACCCTTGAAATGTgtcaacaaacactgaacatcacaACTTTCATGAAGGTTTTAGGATTTATTTCAGAACTGTTAGACTACATTAGCTTTAGCTTGTTGTACTCAATAAATTGGCAACagaatatatacatataatatcCGGACACAGTTTTCAAAGTATAGACGAGCGTCTTCAAACTCTTTTAACAACAGGTCCTAAATGTAAATCATTTAGGAGCTTATGTAACTTGTGGAAAAATGGAAGTGCAAAGCAAAGCCAACAACTGACATTTGCAGTAATTTGTAACAATTTCAGACATCCAGGAGACAAAAACGTGTGTGACGCTGTTCTTCCGTTGGTTACATGTAAACAGGGGTGTAATCGTGACAAGCATTTAGGTGTGCTTGCAACCATCATACAGTCTCCATAACAGCTGCCATCTCCTTGAACTGCTTGTGAAAGTTCtgcaaaaaaggacaaaaaaattAACAACCTCAGAGAGACCAATAATAAATGACACCACCAAAACTACGTGCAAGTCAACAAATACAGACCTTGAACTGTGGAATGGTCATCTCAAAAGACCTCTGACAAACCTGCCCAGAGGGCTCAACAATCTTCAGCAGAAGAGACACGTATGGAGAGTTGAGTGATCGGCATGTGTCGGAGCTCACTGCCATGCCAAGCTTCCACTGCATGTCCACTAACTAGAAAGATACAGCAAAAAATGACTAATTCTGTGTTCAGGTTATTggaaaatatgttaaaatgaatgatgctgCTTTAGTGCTTTGATTTGGATATACCTGGCTGATGCTGAGCATGGCCTGGACCTCCTGCTGAGCGTGCACTAATGCTCCATGTTCACTCCACAACCTGTGCACCTCCTGAAGGGAAGCTTTGGGCCACTTGTTGCTGCCCGCTTCCAGCCTTGACACGAGGTCATCCCCAGAGAGGTTGCTCTTCCCGGCTGACCTGGCGATGCAAATGGTAACTATCAAATCTTACAGTGCCCTTCTTTATGCATCATTAAGACTTTTGACAGGCC
Proteins encoded:
- the commd6 gene encoding COMM domain-containing protein 6; amino-acid sequence: MPAAEESHGVNKAVDNICRLSPDLLADTCQHILTYLQGQTRGVDSAEISDRFQRAGIRLDHEDLQNMIRFLLLTFRSAGKSNLSGDDLVSRLEAGSNKWPKASLQEVHRLWSEHGALVHAQQEVQAMLSISQLVDMQWKLGMAVSSDTCRSLNSPYVSLLLKIVEPSGQVCQRSFEMTIPQFKNFHKQFKEMAAVMETV